The DNA segment CGCGCTGCACGAGCTCCTGACCCGGACTCCTGAGTATGTGGACCGCGAGCTCCCGCTGGTGAAGCTCTCGCTTTCGCACTTGCTGGCGACCGGCATGGACGAGGGCGTGCGCGTGCGCTCCGAGCAGAAGGTCGAGCGCTGGAACGGCGTGGTCGAGCGCCAGCTGGCCAAGGGCATGGCCGACGGCAGCCTGCGGCCGCTCGCGCCCGAGGACGTGACGCTCGCGATCGGCGCCGCGATCGCCGGTCTCACCCTGATGCGACTCACCCGCCCCGATCTCCCGCTCGCCTCGGTGTACCGCGCGCTCGAGGAG comes from the Myxococcota bacterium genome and includes:
- a CDS encoding helix-turn-helix domain-containing protein, whose protein sequence is MSRSEILDAALACFTERGYHQTPIDAIAERAKLSKGAIYWHFEGKRELFLALMDRALVHDLELARAVNAAPDWRAALHELLTRTPEYVDRELPLVKLSLSHLLATGMDEGVRVRSEQKVERWNGVVERQLAKGMADGSLRPLAPEDVTLAIGAAIAGLTLMRLTRPDLPLASVYRALEEIFAKGLEA